In Salvelinus namaycush isolate Seneca chromosome 36, SaNama_1.0, whole genome shotgun sequence, one DNA window encodes the following:
- the LOC120030680 gene encoding cytochrome b5 domain-containing protein 1, producing MRPTKYFTPTEVSLHNTLGDLWVSYLGKVYDLTPLVNEFKGDVLLKPIIECAGKDISHWFDPKTKDILTHIDPLSGCVKYYTPRGRFVHVPPPCPRTDWTNDFGRPWWRDTQYEVGLLSVKTRWIRIINTLTSQEQGLEVCSEETLNEILQRYLRYNSHAASYTWKHNCVNLDMSKTLEENGIPDEDEDFYNTRMDRDLFSQSICLYFNDDLTEL from the exons ATGCGGCCAACAAAGTATTTCACTCCAACAGAGGTGTCCCTTCATAACACCCTTGGCGACCTGTGGGTGTCATACCTGGGCAAGGTGTACGACTTGACACCATTGGTGAATGAATTTAAAG GGGATGTACTTCTGAAGCCTATCATTGAGTGTGCAGGAAAGGACATCAGTCACTGGTTTGACCCAAAGACAAAAGAT ATTCTGACCCACATTGACCCACTATCTGGGTGTGTGAAATACTACACCCCTAGGGGGCGCTTTGTGCACGTGCCGCCTCCCTGCCCTCGTACTGACTGGACCAATGACTTTGGGCGACCCTGGTGGAGAGATACGCAATATGAGGTGGGACTACTTTCTGTCAAGACCAGGTGGATCCGCATCATCAACACCCTCACATCCCAGGAGCAGGGTCTGGAG gtGTGTTCCGAGGAGACCTTGAATGAGATTCTCCAGCGGTACCTCCGCTACAACTCTCACGCCGCCAGCTACACTTGGAAGCACAACTGTGTCAACCTGGACATGAGTAAAACGCTGGAGGAGAACGGCATCCCCGACGAGGACGAGGACTTCTACAACACACGCATGGACCGCGACCTCTTCTCCCAGTCCATCTGCCTATACTTCAACGACGACCTCACTGAACTTTGA